A genomic stretch from Pristiophorus japonicus isolate sPriJap1 chromosome 6, sPriJap1.hap1, whole genome shotgun sequence includes:
- the LOC139265475 gene encoding leucine-rich alpha-2-glycoprotein-like, producing MDAMKITAVLFLSYICFSSSVTICPDYCTCYFSNNITSTICASVESLREVPGNISPNATFISIEFTNITTLKEQDFVGLFQLQELHLSNNLLTSISSGVLKDLHQLRILDLTNNFLTTFPPNLFNTSLNLTSLVLQGNRLQTANPLWFYHLHNLECLDLSNNLLKSLLPNSFQNLTSLIILDLSSNKLENLPVDLFNKLPKLERLNLGDNQLYIIAPGTLDHVINLNYLFLNNNNIGKIPMGLFDKVPNLDTLDLSDNKLESLPAGVFDKLQQIGEKWEQGLDLSLNPWICNCDLKYLWHWLTINSEKVYSLNSTVCAKPETVSAKQMRALSEVELMC from the coding sequence ATGGATGCCATGAAGATTACTGCGGTACTGTTCCTGAGCTACATTTGCTTTTCATCTTCCGTGACCATTTGCCCTGATTACTGCACTTGCTACTTCTCTAACAATATTACATCTACGATTTGTGCTTCGGTTGAATCTCTTCGTGAAGTACCAGGGAACATTTCACCCAATGCAACATTCATATCGATAGAATTCACCAACATTACCACCCTAAAAGAACAGGATTTTGTTGGACTTTTCCAACTTCAAGAACTTCATCTTTCAAACAACCTATTGACAAGCATCTCTTCAGGTGTATTAAAAGATCTTCATCAGCTGAGAATCCTGGACTTAACCAACAATTTCCTGACTACATTCCCACCAAATTTATTTAACACCTCTCTTAATCTAACCTCACTGGTTTTACAGGGAAACCGATTGCAGACAGCTAATCCTTTATGGTTTTATCATCTTCACAATCTTGAATGTCTGGATTTATCAAACAATTTGTTGAAATCCTTACTACCCAATTCATTTCAAAATCTGACCAGTCTGATAATACTTGATCTTTCCAGTAATAAACTTGAAAATTTACCCGTTGATTTATTTAACAAATTGCCCAAGCTGGAGAGGTTAAATCTGGGAGATAATCAGTTGTACATCATTGCCCCTGGTACCTTGGACCATGTGATCAATTTAAACTATTTGTTTCTTAATAATAATAATATTGGGAAGATTCCAATGGGGCTGTTTGATAAGGTACCGAATCTCGACACGCTGGATCTTTCAGACAACAAGTTAGAGTCACTTCCTGCAGGAGTGTTCGATAAACTCCAACAGATTGGGGAAAAATGGGAACAGGGTTTAGATCTCTCACTGAATCCGTGGATTTGCAACTGTGACCTGAAGTATCTGTGGCACTGGCTGACAATAAATTCTGAAAAAGTGTACTCACTCAACTCAACAGTATGTGCCAAACCTGAAACAGTCAGTGCGAAACAGATGAGAGCACTGTCAGAAGTGGAGCTAATGTGTTAA